In Rhodoferax koreense, a genomic segment contains:
- a CDS encoding IS5 family transposase, with the protein MEQDKPKQGKYKTTNWASYNTALKARGSLTVWLDRDMRWLAEPTGKRGCQPIFSDAAIQFCLSVKCLFGLPLRQSLGLVQSLLQLAQLDWPVPDFSTVCRRQARLQVQLSYRPSSAPLNLLVDSTGIKFVGEGEWKRKKHGAEYRRQWRKVHLGIDEQTLEIRAIEVTDNTVGDAPMLAELLKQIPADEALANVSADGAYDTKGCHAAIAERGAMAVIPPRKNAQVWKGAGVGAQVRNAAVAACKRLGRTIWKCWSGYHRRSLVETKMHCFKRLGERVMARSFARQVVELHVRAALLNRFTQLCTPATVAVA; encoded by the coding sequence ATGGAGCAAGACAAGCCGAAGCAGGGCAAGTACAAGACGACGAACTGGGCGAGCTACAACACTGCACTGAAGGCGCGGGGCTCGCTGACGGTGTGGCTGGATCGGGACATGCGATGGCTGGCCGAGCCCACCGGCAAACGAGGTTGCCAGCCGATCTTCTCGGACGCAGCGATCCAGTTCTGCCTGAGCGTCAAATGCCTGTTTGGTCTGCCGCTGCGGCAAAGCCTGGGCCTGGTGCAAAGCCTGCTGCAACTCGCCCAACTCGACTGGCCGGTGCCTGACTTCAGCACCGTGTGTCGGCGACAGGCCCGGCTGCAAGTGCAGCTGAGCTACCGGCCCAGCAGCGCGCCGTTGAACCTGCTGGTGGATAGCACCGGCATCAAGTTCGTCGGCGAAGGAGAATGGAAGCGCAAGAAGCACGGTGCCGAGTACAGGCGGCAGTGGCGCAAGGTTCACCTGGGCATCGACGAGCAGACGCTGGAGATCCGGGCCATCGAGGTGACGGACAACACTGTGGGCGATGCGCCCATGCTGGCCGAGCTGCTCAAGCAGATTCCTGCGGACGAAGCGCTGGCCAACGTGAGCGCTGACGGCGCCTACGACACCAAGGGCTGCCATGCCGCGATTGCCGAGCGGGGCGCGATGGCGGTGATCCCGCCGCGCAAGAACGCGCAAGTCTGGAAGGGCGCGGGGGTGGGGGCGCAAGTGCGCAACGCGGCCGTAGCGGCATGCAAGCGCCTGGGCCGCACGATCTGGAAGTGCTGGAGCGGCTACCACCGGCGTAGCCTGGTGGAGACCAAGATGCACTGCTTCAAGCGCCTGGGCGAGCGGGTGATGGCCCGCAGCTTCGCGCGTCAGGTCGTGGAGCTGCATGTGCGCGCGGCGCTGCTCAACCGCTTCACCCAACTGTGCACTCCCGCCACGGTCGCCGTGGCATGA
- a CDS encoding heavy-metal-associated domain-containing protein, with product MIEFEVKNMSCGHCVGNVTKTVKQIDPGALVEVDLPTKKVSVQSAADRTTFA from the coding sequence ATGATCGAATTCGAAGTCAAGAACATGAGCTGCGGCCACTGTGTCGGCAACGTAACCAAAACCGTCAAACAGATCGACCCTGGTGCATTGGTTGAGGTCGACTTACCCACCAAAAAGGTCAGCGTTCAGTCCGCAGCAGATCGCACCACGTTTGCGTAG